In Sphingomonas sp. JUb134, the sequence GCAGCGGCGTGCGGTCGGGCTTGGGTTTTGGCTTGGCCTTGGGCGCGCGGGCGGGCTTCTCCGCCTCGTCCGCGGGTCGTGCCCGGCGGGGCGGGTCCTTGGGAAGGGCGGCGATCTGCTCGGCGGTGGTGCCGCGCAGGCGGCGGATGACCGTGCCGGGGTTCGCCAGCGGCTCGCGGGTGAGCTCGGGATCCTCGACCCGTTCGGCGACGCCGCGCGCGAACAGGTCGTGGTCGCTGCCCCAGGCTTCCAGCGCCGCCTTCTGGCTGGGCGCGGCGACATAGGCGTCGTGGAAGCCGATGGGGGTGCGGAACACCTTGAGCTTGGCGGCGCGGGCCATGGGCGCGCCGCGGTCAGCCGGCGGAGCCCGGCTCCGACAGGCCGCGATGGGCCTGTGCGGCGGCCCGGTCGGGCAGCGCGTCGGCGATCGCGCCCAGCACCTTGTTCTTGAGCGTCGGCAGCACCTTGTCCTTGCTGGCCATCAGCGCATCGAACCCCGCCTTGGCGACGACGGCAGGATCGTCCTTGTTCGCCTGACCGGCGCGGGTGTCGTCCATGTCGGCGCGGTGGAAGAAGTTGGTTTCCGTCATGCTCGGCATCAGCACGGTGACGGTGATGCCGGTGTCCTTCAGCTCGTTGCGCAGCGCTTCCCCGAACCAGCGCAGGAAGACCTTGGTGCCGCCGTACACCGCCTCGAACGGGTCGGGCATGGTCGCGGAGATGGAGGAGGTGAAGAGCAGCTTGCCGCTGTCGCGCGCGACCATGTCCTTGAGCACGAGCTTGGTGAGCTGCACCGCGCCGCGGACGTTGAGGTCGATCATCTGGAGCTCGGTCTGGAGGTCGGTCTCCACGAACGGGCCGCCGAGCCCGATGCCGGCGTTGACGCACAGCACGTCGACCGGGCGGCCGGTGGCGGCGATGGCGCGATACAGGGCGTCGACCGCCTGCTCCTGGCCGAGATCGCCGGCGTGGATGTCGACCCGCGCACCGGTGCCGGCGAGTTCGGCCGCGGCGGCGTGCAGATGGGCTTCGTCCTGGGCGGCGATCAGCAGGTCGTAGCCGTTCTCGCCGAACTGGCGGGCGAGTTCGAGGCCGATGCCGTTGGAGCCGCCGGTCACGACGGCGAAGGGACGGGGGGCGGTGTCTGTCATCGGGCGGTGTCCTTGATGCGGGGCGCATCCAGGAACGGGCGAGGGGGCGAAAGGCTGCGCACCCCGTCGGCGGGCGCTAGCGGCGGCGGCCGATCTTCACCAGCGCATAGCCCATGACGCCGCTGATCGCGATCGCCACGACCAGCCCCGCGACCGCCCCCCAAGTTGCGCCATCCGGCCCCGCGACGAGGCCGCCGAGCACCAGCCCGAGCAGCGGCAGAACGACAAGCGACAGGCATCCGACCGCAATCATGCGCCGGGGATAGCCAGGGAAGGGAACGCGGCCAAGCCGGGCGGCGGCGCGGGGAGGTCCGGGGATGCGCCGGATCGACGCATGGTGGGCGCTGACGGGCTCGAACCGCCGACCCTCTCGGTGTAAACGAGATGCTCTACCAACTGAGCTAAGCGCCCGGTGGCCGTGCCGGTACGCGAATGGCGTGCCGGCTGCAAGGGTCAGCCGCGGGCGTTCAGGCGCTGCATCGCCTCCGCGGCGATGCGGGTGCTGCGGCGGCGGTCGGCGGGGTCGTACATGGCGCCGGTGATCATCACCTCGTCCACCTTGGTCCGCTCCAGGAAGGCAGCGAGGCCGCGCTCGACGGTGTCGGGGCCGCCGATCGCCGAGCATTCGAGCACCTGGTCGAGGATCGCGGAGCCCTGCGGGCCGATCGAGTCGCGGTAGTTGGCGACCGGCGGCGGCATCTGGATGGCGTTGCCGGTGCGGATGGCGACGAACGACTGCTCGGTCGAGCTGGCGAGGAAGCGGGCTTCCTCGTCGGTGTCGGCGGCGAGCACGTTGAACGCGGCCATGGCGTAGGGCTTGTCGAGCTGGGCCGAGGGGCGGAAGTCGCGGCGGTAGATGGCGAGCGCCTGGTCGAGGGCTGCCGGCGCGAAGTGCGAGGCAAAGGCATAGGGCAGGCCGAGTGCAGCGGCGAGCTGCGCGCCGAACAGGCTGGAGCCGAGAATCCACAGCGGCACGTTGGCACCGCCGCCGGGAACCGCCTCGATGCCGGTGCGACCGTCGGCCGCGAAGTAGCTCTGCAGCTCCATCACGTCCTGCGGGAAGGCGTTGGGATCGCTGTCGAGCGTACGGCGGAGCGCACGGGCGACGCGCTGGTCGGAGCCGGGCGCGCGGCCGAGGCCGAGGTCGATGCGGCCGGGGAACAGCGCGTCGAGGGTGCCGAACTGCTCGGCGATGGTGAGGGGCGCGTGGTTGGGAAGCATGATGCCGCCTGCGCCCACGCGGATGGTGCGGGTGGCGGCGGCGACATGGCCGATCACGACCGCGGTGGCGGCGCTGGCGATGCCGGGCATGCCATGGTGTTCGGCGACCCAGTAGCGCTTGTAGCCGAGTCCCTCGGCATGGGCGGCGAGATCGGCGGCGTTGGCGAGGGCGGTGCCCGCGTCGCCACCGGCGACGATCGGAACCAGGTCGAGCAGCGAATAATCGGTCATGGACCAGAGATGGGGACGCAGGTGCCGCACGCCAACCATGCGGCCGATGCAGCGGCTTGCCCGGCGGAGGGCCGGTGCCTAAACGGGCGCCGTCCATGACCCCCGCGCTCGCCCCCATCCGCACCTGGATCTTCGATCTGGACAACACGCTCTATCCGGCGAGCGTGAGCCTGTTCCCGGCGATCGACGCGCGGATGACGGCCTATATCGCCGAGCATCTGGGGATGGAGCCGGCCGCGGCGCGCACGCTGCAGAAGCAATACTACCATGCCCATGGCATGACGCTCGCCGGGCTGATGGCCGAGCACGGTACCGACCCGCACCATTTCCTGGACTATGTCCACGACGTGGAGATGGACGTGCTGGAGGATCTGGGGCTGGCGGCGCGGATCGGCGCGCTGCCGGGCCGCAAGCTGGTCTTCACCAACGGTGACGCCAGCTACGCGGCGCGGGTGCTGGATCGCATCGGCCTGGCCGAGACGTTCGAGGCGGTGCACGACGTGCATGCGACGCAATACCGGCCGAAGCCCGACCCGCTCGCCTATCAGGGGCTGTGCGACGCCTATGCGATCGATCCGACGACGGCGCTGTTCGTCGAGGATCTTGCCCGCAATCTCAAGCCGGCCAAGGCGATCGGCATGACCACCGTGTGGATCGACAACGGCTCCGAACAGGGGCCGGGCGCCGACCGCAGCTTCATCGACTATACGGTCGCCGACCTGGGCGACTGGCTCGACACCATCCTGGAGACATCCGCGTGACCGACCTGCAAACCACCATCGACGCCGCCTGGGACGATCGCGCGAACCTGGGCCTGTCCACCACCGGCGCGGCGCGCGAGGCGGTGACCGAGGCGCTCGCGCAGCTGGATGCCGGCACTGCGCGCGTCGCCGAGCCGGACGGGCAGGGGGGCTGGCGCGTCAACCAGTGGCTGAAGAAGGCGGTGCTGCTGTCGTTCCGGCTGAACGACAATGCGGTGATGGAGGGCCCGGGCGGCGCCAACTGGTTCGACAAGGTGCCGTCGAAGTTCCAGGGCTGGGACGAGGCGCGCTTCCGCGACGCCGGCTTCCGTGCGGTGCCGGGCAGCGTCGTGCGCCAGGGTGCGTTCGTCGGCAAGGGCGCGATCCTGATGCCGAGCTTCGTCAACATCGGCGCCTATGTCGGCGAGGGGACGATGGTCGACACCTGGGCGACGGTCGGCAGCTGCGCGCAGATCGGCAAGAACGTGCATCTGTCGGGCGGTGCGGGCATCGGCGGCGTGCTGGAGCCGCTGCAGGCGGACCCGGTGATCATCGGCGACGGCGCCTTCATCGGCGCGCGCGCGGAAGTGGCCGAGGGCGTGCGCGTGGGCGAGGGTGCGGTGCTGTCGATGGGCGTGTACCTGGGCAAGTCGACCAAGATCGTCGATCGCGCGACCGGCGAGGTGACGATGGGTGAAGTGCCGCCGTATGCGGTGGTGGTGCCCGGGTCGCTCGGCGGTGGCGAGGGCAAGCCGGCGCTGTACTGCGCGGTGATCATCAAGCGGGTGGACGAGAGCACGCGCGCGAAGACGGGGATCAACGAGCTGCTGCGGGATTGAGGTCGTTGTGCTCCTGCGCAGGCAGGAGCACAGGGTACCGGGCGTTGCGCTGTGTGGCCCTAGGCTCCTGCCTGCGCAGGAGCACGGTCGGCGCAGGTTTCAGGCGATCCGCGGCAGACCCAGCCTGGGAATTTCGATCGCCGGGCAGGCGTTCATCACCACTTGAAGCCCGGCGGCCTCGGCGCGGGCGGCGGCGGCTTCGTTGATGACGCCGAGCTGCATCCAGACTGCCTTAGCGCCGACGGCGATCGCCTCGTCCACCGCGTCGCCGGCGGCGTTCGAGTTGCGGAAGATGTCGACGATGTCGATCGGCTCGCCGATCTGGGCGAGCTCGCGGAAGACGAACTCGCCGTGGACGTGCTCGCCGGTGATCTGCGGGTTGACCGGGATCACGCGATAGCCGTGGCCCTGGAGATAGGCCATGACCCCATAGGAGGGCCGGCTGGGGCGATCGGAGGCGCCGACCAGCGCGATGGTGCGGGCGTTTTCGAGAAGCGTCCGGATGTCCTCGTCGCGGGTCAGCGGCATGCGGTTATCCCTGTTTGCGGTCCAGCCATTCGCCGACGGATGCGGCAATCTGGTGGAACGCGGTCGCCTCCGGCCCGTTCCCGGCGGCCGGCGGTGTGCCCGCGTCCGACGCCTGGCGCACTGCCATCGCGAGCGGGATGCGGCCGAGGAAGGGGATGCCGAGCTTCGCGGCCGCAGCCTCTGCGCCACCCTGCCCGAACGGCTCGGACGCCTCGCCGCAATGCGGGCAGACATAGCCGGACATGTTCTCGACCAGGCCGATCACCGGCACCTCGGCCTTGGCGAACAGGTCGATCGCGCGGGTGGCGTCGATCAGCGCCAGGTCCTGCGGCGTCGAGACGATCACCGCGCCCGCCGGCTTGTGCTTCTGGATCATGGTGAGCTGCACGTCGCCGGTGCCGGGCGGCAGATCGACCACCAGCGTGTCGTGGAGGCCCCAGTCGGCCTCGGCCAGCTGGGTGAGGGCACCGCCCGCCATCGGCCCGCGCCAGGCGATCGCCTGGCCGGCGGGGACGAGCTGGCCCATCGAGAGCAGCGGCACGCCATAGGGGGTCTCGACCGGCAGCAGCTGCTTCTCGCGCGCTTCCGGCCGGGTGCCCTCGACCGCCAGCAGCTTGGGCTGCGAGGGGCCGTAGATGTCGGCGTCGATCAGGCCGACCCGGCGGCCGGCGCGGGCGAGCGCGATCGCGAGGTTGGCGGCGACGGTCGACTTGCCGACGCCGCCCTTGCCGCTGGCAACCGCGATCAGGCGGCGGCCGACGCGCTCGCTGGTCTGGGCGACGCGCACTTCGGCGATGCCGGGCGTGGCGAGCGCTGCGGCGCGGACGTCGGCCTCCAGCGCGTCGCGCGCGGCGGTGGGAAGCCCGGTCACGTCGAGGACGATGCTGGCCCGCGAGCCCTCGACCCGCGCGGTGGCGCGGCCGGCGGCGACGGGGGCGAGGGCGGCTTGCAGGGCAGAACGGTCGGTCATCGCGTCGCAGATAGGCGCGCAGCAATGTCTTGCCACTGTAAATTGCGCTCCGTCCTCCTATAAAGAAGGGATGCGAAGCTTTTCCGGCTGGTTCGCACGCGCCGGCGTGCTCAGGAACGACAACATCAAGGGTCCCTGGGGTGGGCGCGGCGGTTCCGAAGGCGGATCCGGCGGCGGCGACGGCCCGAGCGGCCCGAGCGGCCCGCGCAACCCGTGGAACCTGCCCCCCGACGGCCGGCGCGCGCGCCCGGCGACGGCGACCTCGCTGGAGGATTTCCTGCGCCGCGCACGCGGCGGCGGGGGTGGCGGCGGCAATGGCGGCCGCGGTGGGCCGGGCCTGCCGACCAATGCCGGCAAGCTGTGGCTGATCGGCCTGATCGTGCTGGTGGGGCTGTGGCTGATCACCTGCGTCCACGTCGTGGGTCCGCAGGAACGCGGCGTCGCCACCAGCTTCGGCCGTTACACCGGCACGCTGGATCCGGGCTTCAAGCTGACGCTGCCGACGCCCTTCGCCTCCGTCCAGATGGTGGACGTGAAGGAAGTGCGGACGGAGAACTTCCCGGCGGGCAACCAGCCCAACCTGATGCTGACGGGCGACCAAAACATCGTCGACCTGGGCTATTCGGTGCGCTGGGACATCAAGACGCCGGAGAACTACGTCTTCGAGATCGCCGACCCGCGCGAGACGGTGCGCGCGGTGGCCGAGAGCGCGATGCGCGCGGAGATCGCCAACGTCGAGCTGGACCAGGCGATCGGTGCCGGCCGCATCGGCATTCAGGGCGACGTGCAGCAGCGCATGCAGGCGCTGCTCGACGAGTATAAGTCGGGCATCCGCATCCTGGGCGTGGCGATCAAGCAGGCGGCGGCCCCGGCCGCGGTCGACGACGCGTTCAAGGCGGTGACGGCAGCGCAGCAGCAGGCGCAGTCGAACCTCAACGACGCGCGCGCCTATGCCCAGCAGGTGATCGAGCGGGCGCAGGGCGATGCCGCGCAGTTCGATCGCATCTACGAACAATATCGCGCCGCCCCCGAGGTGACCCGCCGCCGGCTCTATTACGAGACCATGGAGCAGGTGCTGCGCGGCGCCGACAAGACGATCGTCGAGCCGGGCGTGCAGACCTATCTGCCGCTGCCCGAGGTGCGCCGCCGCGCCACCGCCCCGACGACGCCCGAACCGCCCACGCCCGAGGCGATGGAGACCGCACGATGAGCCGCAGCCTGTTCCGCAATCCCGTGGCGATCGGGATCGCGCTGCTGGTGCTCGCGATCCTGGCGGTGAGCTCGATCGCGATCGTGCCGGAGGCCAAGCAGGCGGTGATCCTGCGCGTCCAGCAGCCGATCGCCATCGTCAACCGCTATGAGCCGGGCCAGCCGTTCGGCCGCAGCGGTGCCGGCATCGTGCTGCGCATTCCCTTCCTGGACCGCTTGGTGTGGGTGGAGAAGCGCGTGCTGGCCGTCGAGCTCGACAACCAGCAGGTGCTCTCCAGCGACCAGCAGCGGCTGGAAGTGGACGCGTTCGCGCGCTTCCGCATCGTCAATCCGGTGCAGATGGTGGTGACGGCCGGGTCCGAGCAGAGCGTGGCCGACCAGCTGCAGCCGATCCTGGGCTCGACCCTGCGCGGCGAGCTGGGCAAGCGCCCGTTCGCGGCGCTGCTGAGCCCGGAGCGCACGCAGGTGATGGAGAATATCCAGACCGCGCTTCAGCGTACCGCCGCGCAATATGGCGCCGAGATCGTCGACGTGCGGATCAAGCACGCCGACCTGCCGGAGGGTAGCCCGCTCACCAGCGCGCTCAACCGCATGCGCTCGGCCCGGCAGCAGGAGGCGGTGACGATCCAGGCGCGCGGCCAGAAGCAGGCGCAGATCATCCGCGCCGATGCCGAGGCGCAGGCGGCGCAGATCTACGCGCAGAGCTTTGGCAAGGACGCCGACTTCTATGCGTTCTGGCGCGCAATGGAATCCTATCGCACGACCTTTGCCAAGGGGGAGGACAACGGCGATACGTCGATCGTGCTGTCGCCGAACAATGGCTATCTGCGGGAGTTCCAGGGTCGAGAACGCTGAGGAGACCGTGCCGGGGGGCATTCAAATCAAGTTCAGCATCAAGGACATAGCCTGGGATCGAACGATCCCTGTCGTTTAGAGAGGACCTATCCTAGTGCGTTACGCCTACGCCCTTACCTCTGCGCTGCTGCTCGGCGGCACCGCGGCAGCCTTCAGCTTCCAGCCCCCCGCCGGCGCGCAGACCGCGCAGAACGAGCCCGGCGCGATCGCCAGCACCGCGCCGCGCGCGGGCGCGCCGATGAGCTTCGCCGACCTGGTCGCGCGGCTCCAGCCGGCGGTGGTCAACATCTCCACCACCCAGCGCGTGACGGTGCAGCAGAGCAACCCGTTCGCCGGCACGCCGTTCGAGCAGTTCTTCGGCGGCCCGCGCGGGGGCGGCGCCAGCCCCCGCACCCAGGAAGCGCAGTCGCTGGGCTCGGGCTTCCTGATCTCGGCCGACGGCTATGTCGTCACCAACAACCACGTCGTCTCGGCCGGTACCGCCTCCGCGGTGGTCGAGTCGATCACGGTGACCTTGTCCGACCGTCGCGAGTTCAAGGCGCGGCTGGTCGGCCGCGACGCGGCATCGGACCTGGCCGTGCTCAAGATCGAGGGCGCGACCTTCCCGTTCGTGCGCTTCGGCGATTCGCGCCAGGCGCGCGTCGGCGACTGGGTAGTCGCGATCGGCAACCCGTTCGGCCTGAGCGGATCGGTGACCGCGGGTATCGTCTCCGCGATCAACCGCGTGACCGGCGGTGGCACCTATGACCGCTTCATCCAGACCGATGCCGCGATCAACCGCGGCAACTCGGGCGGCCCGATGTTCGACCTGCAGGGCAACGTCATCGGCATCAACTCGCAGATCCTGTCGCCGACCGGCGGCAACATCGGCATCGGCCTGGCGATCCCCGCCGAGCAGGCCAAGCCGATCGTCGACAAGCTGATGCGCGGCCAGGCGATCGAGCGCGGCTATCTGGGCGTCGGCATCCAGCCGATCGACGAGAACATCGGCGCGGCGCTGGGCCTGCCCAAGGACCGCGGCGAGCTGATCTCGCGCGTCGAGCCGGGCGAAGCGGCGGCCAAGGCCGGCATCCGCCAGGGCGACGTGGTGGTGGCCGTCAACGGCAAGGAAGTGACGCCGGAGCAGACGCTCAGCTACCTGGTCGCGAACACCGCGCCGGGCACCCGCATCCCGGTCGAGCTGCTGCGCGACGGCAAGCGCCAGACGGTGACCGTCACCGTCGGCAAGCGCCCGCCCGAGGAGCAGCTGGCGCAGTTCAACCCCGAAGACGACAGCGGCATGCCGCAGGAAGAGGCGCCCCAGGATACCGGCGCGGCATCGCTGGGCATCGGCGTGACCCCGCTCACCCCGTCGATCGCGCGCAGCATCGGCGTCGATCCGGCGGTGAAGGGCGTGGTGGTCACGGGCACCGACCCGTCGAGCGATGCGGCCGGCAAGGGCATCCGCCGCGGCGACGTGATCGTCTCGGTCAACCGGACCCCGGTCGCCAACGCCGCCGACGTCGCCCGCCAGGTGGCGCAGGCCAAGGCGGCCGGTCGCGACCAGGTGCTGCTGTTCGTGCAGCGCCGCGGCCAGGGCATCTACATGCCGGTGCGCATCGGCGGCTGAGCCGGTCCTTCGAATCGCATTGCGGCCCGTCGCTCGAAGGAGCGGCGGGCCGTTTGCGTTTGGGGGGAAATGGTCGAGGAGATCGTGCGCTCTCTGGTGTTCCCGCGCGGGCGGGAGCACCTTTGGTGCACCCGTATTCCTGCGGAGGCAGGAATCCAGGGCCAAGCAGACCAACGGCTTGCGGTGCTTGGAACCCTGGGCTCCTGCCTTCGCAGGAGCACTGTTCCGCTGAGGCGGGCTTAGAGACCCTCGCTGTCGCCCCCCAACTGGGCCCAGGCCTTCGCCGGGGTACGAAGAGGATAGGAAGAGAGAGGAGGCGGGGCCTCCCCCCGCTTACATCACCGAAAGCAGCGACTGGATCTCGACAAAGGCGAAGGCGACCGAGCTGTCGGCGACGCCATAGGGGATGAAGAGCTTGTCGCCGTGGCGCAGCGCGCCGCAGGAATAGACGACGTTGGGGACATAGCCCTCGCGGTCCTCGTTGGCGGCGGCGAGGATCGGCTCGCGGGTGCGTCCGATCACCTTGGACGGATCGTGCTTGTCGAGCAGCACCGCGCCGATCGCATATTTGCGCATCGCGCCGACGCCGTGGGTCAGCACCAGCCAACCCTCGTCCAGTTCGATGGGCGGGCCGCAATTGCCGATCTGCACCAGCTCCCACGGATATTCGGGCGTGAGCAGCAGCTGCCCCTCGTCCCAATGGGTGAGGGTGTCGGACTCGATCAGGAACAGGTTCTCGCCGTCCTGGCGCCCGATCATCATGTACTTGCCGTTCACCTTGCGCGGGAACAGGCCCATGCCCTTGTTGCGCGCGGCGCTGCCGGTCATCGGCACGAGGTCGAACGCGCGGAAGTCGCGGGTGCGCAGCAGCTCCGACTGGATTTGCGAGCCGTTATAGGCGGTGTAGGTGCCCAGCCACTCCTGCTGCCCGTCGTCATGGGTGAAGTGGACGAGGCGCATGTCCTCCAGCCCCTTGGACTGGGCCTGGGTGATCGGGAAGATCACCGTGCCGGACAGCGTCGAGTCGCGGTGGCGGTAGACGGTGACCGCACCGGAGGGCGCCGTTTCCTCGTCGCCGATCGCGTCGGTTGCGGTCGCGAACGGCGGTTCGGGCGCGAGGCGCATCTCGTTCTGGTCGGTGATGATGCCTTCGCGGAAGGCGACCGAGGAGATGTGGCCCTCGCCCACCGCGCGCATCGACATCAGGATGCGCAGGCTTCCCGGCTGCATGCCGGTCTGGTCGAAGTGCGGCACGGCGCTGGGGTTCATCAGCGCGGCGGCGGCGTAGCTGTATTCGTGGCAGAAATAGGCGCCGATCAGCTGGCGCTTCTCGTCGTCGATCTGGCTGCCGTCGAGCCCGAGCTGCGCCTCGATCTCGTCATAGCGCGTCATGAACACGCGCCGCGTCTGCCAGTGGCGGGCCTCGAAGTCCTTCAGCACCACCTCGAGCTGGTGGCGGGTCTCTTCCGGCGACATCGCCAGCACGGCGTTGACCATCCGCTCGGTGCGGCTGGGCGTGGTGCCGTTCGACTGCCAGGCGATATGGAAGGGTCGAACCACCACCCGCGAGGGATCGGCGTGCAGCCGCAGCGGGT encodes:
- a CDS encoding Do family serine endopeptidase, encoding MRYAYALTSALLLGGTAAAFSFQPPAGAQTAQNEPGAIASTAPRAGAPMSFADLVARLQPAVVNISTTQRVTVQQSNPFAGTPFEQFFGGPRGGGASPRTQEAQSLGSGFLISADGYVVTNNHVVSAGTASAVVESITVTLSDRREFKARLVGRDAASDLAVLKIEGATFPFVRFGDSRQARVGDWVVAIGNPFGLSGSVTAGIVSAINRVTGGGTYDRFIQTDAAINRGNSGGPMFDLQGNVIGINSQILSPTGGNIGIGLAIPAEQAKPIVDKLMRGQAIERGYLGVGIQPIDENIGAALGLPKDRGELISRVEPGEAAAKAGIRQGDVVVAVNGKEVTPEQTLSYLVANTAPGTRIPVELLRDGKRQTVTVTVGKRPPEEQLAQFNPEDDSGMPQEEAPQDTGAASLGIGVTPLTPSIARSIGVDPAVKGVVVTGTDPSSDAAGKGIRRGDVIVSVNRTPVANAADVARQVAQAKAAGRDQVLLFVQRRGQGIYMPVRIGG
- the dapD gene encoding 2,3,4,5-tetrahydropyridine-2,6-dicarboxylate N-succinyltransferase translates to MTDLQTTIDAAWDDRANLGLSTTGAAREAVTEALAQLDAGTARVAEPDGQGGWRVNQWLKKAVLLSFRLNDNAVMEGPGGANWFDKVPSKFQGWDEARFRDAGFRAVPGSVVRQGAFVGKGAILMPSFVNIGAYVGEGTMVDTWATVGSCAQIGKNVHLSGGAGIGGVLEPLQADPVIIGDGAFIGARAEVAEGVRVGEGAVLSMGVYLGKSTKIVDRATGEVTMGEVPPYAVVVPGSLGGGEGKPALYCAVIIKRVDESTRAKTGINELLRD
- a CDS encoding LLM class flavin-dependent oxidoreductase produces the protein MTDYSLLDLVPIVAGGDAGTALANAADLAAHAEGLGYKRYWVAEHHGMPGIASAATAVVIGHVAAATRTIRVGAGGIMLPNHAPLTIAEQFGTLDALFPGRIDLGLGRAPGSDQRVARALRRTLDSDPNAFPQDVMELQSYFAADGRTGIEAVPGGGANVPLWILGSSLFGAQLAAALGLPYAFASHFAPAALDQALAIYRRDFRPSAQLDKPYAMAAFNVLAADTDEEARFLASSTEQSFVAIRTGNAIQMPPPVANYRDSIGPQGSAILDQVLECSAIGGPDTVERGLAAFLERTKVDEVMITGAMYDPADRRRSTRIAAEAMQRLNARG
- a CDS encoding pyrimidine 5'-nucleotidase — its product is MTPALAPIRTWIFDLDNTLYPASVSLFPAIDARMTAYIAEHLGMEPAAARTLQKQYYHAHGMTLAGLMAEHGTDPHHFLDYVHDVEMDVLEDLGLAARIGALPGRKLVFTNGDASYAARVLDRIGLAETFEAVHDVHATQYRPKPDPLAYQGLCDAYAIDPTTALFVEDLARNLKPAKAIGMTTVWIDNGSEQGPGADRSFIDYTVADLGDWLDTILETSA
- the hflC gene encoding protease modulator HflC, which produces MSRSLFRNPVAIGIALLVLAILAVSSIAIVPEAKQAVILRVQQPIAIVNRYEPGQPFGRSGAGIVLRIPFLDRLVWVEKRVLAVELDNQQVLSSDQQRLEVDAFARFRIVNPVQMVVTAGSEQSVADQLQPILGSTLRGELGKRPFAALLSPERTQVMENIQTALQRTAAQYGAEIVDVRIKHADLPEGSPLTSALNRMRSARQQEAVTIQARGQKQAQIIRADAEAQAAQIYAQSFGKDADFYAFWRAMESYRTTFAKGEDNGDTSIVLSPNNGYLREFQGRER
- the hflK gene encoding protease modulator HflK; its protein translation is MRSFSGWFARAGVLRNDNIKGPWGGRGGSEGGSGGGDGPSGPSGPRNPWNLPPDGRRARPATATSLEDFLRRARGGGGGGGNGGRGGPGLPTNAGKLWLIGLIVLVGLWLITCVHVVGPQERGVATSFGRYTGTLDPGFKLTLPTPFASVQMVDVKEVRTENFPAGNQPNLMLTGDQNIVDLGYSVRWDIKTPENYVFEIADPRETVRAVAESAMRAEIANVELDQAIGAGRIGIQGDVQQRMQALLDEYKSGIRILGVAIKQAAAPAAVDDAFKAVTAAQQQAQSNLNDARAYAQQVIERAQGDAAQFDRIYEQYRAAPEVTRRRLYYETMEQVLRGADKTIVEPGVQTYLPLPEVRRRATAPTTPEPPTPEAMETAR
- a CDS encoding Mrp/NBP35 family ATP-binding protein, which codes for MTDRSALQAALAPVAAGRATARVEGSRASIVLDVTGLPTAARDALEADVRAAALATPGIAEVRVAQTSERVGRRLIAVASGKGGVGKSTVAANLAIALARAGRRVGLIDADIYGPSQPKLLAVEGTRPEAREKQLLPVETPYGVPLLSMGQLVPAGQAIAWRGPMAGGALTQLAEADWGLHDTLVVDLPPGTGDVQLTMIQKHKPAGAVIVSTPQDLALIDATRAIDLFAKAEVPVIGLVENMSGYVCPHCGEASEPFGQGGAEAAAAKLGIPFLGRIPLAMAVRQASDAGTPPAAGNGPEATAFHQIAASVGEWLDRKQG
- a CDS encoding CoA-binding protein → MPLTRDEDIRTLLENARTIALVGASDRPSRPSYGVMAYLQGHGYRVIPVNPQITGEHVHGEFVFRELAQIGEPIDIVDIFRNSNAAGDAVDEAIAVGAKAVWMQLGVINEAAAARAEAAGLQVVMNACPAIEIPRLGLPRIA
- a CDS encoding SDR family NAD(P)-dependent oxidoreductase encodes the protein MTDTAPRPFAVVTGGSNGIGLELARQFGENGYDLLIAAQDEAHLHAAAAELAGTGARVDIHAGDLGQEQAVDALYRAIAATGRPVDVLCVNAGIGLGGPFVETDLQTELQMIDLNVRGAVQLTKLVLKDMVARDSGKLLFTSSISATMPDPFEAVYGGTKVFLRWFGEALRNELKDTGITVTVLMPSMTETNFFHRADMDDTRAGQANKDDPAVVAKAGFDALMASKDKVLPTLKNKVLGAIADALPDRAAAQAHRGLSEPGSAG
- a CDS encoding glycoside hydrolase family 130 protein, yielding MLNLVTHPLRLHADPSRVVVRPFHIAWQSNGTTPSRTERMVNAVLAMSPEETRHQLEVVLKDFEARHWQTRRVFMTRYDEIEAQLGLDGSQIDDEKRQLIGAYFCHEYSYAAAALMNPSAVPHFDQTGMQPGSLRILMSMRAVGEGHISSVAFREGIITDQNEMRLAPEPPFATATDAIGDEETAPSGAVTVYRHRDSTLSGTVIFPITQAQSKGLEDMRLVHFTHDDGQQEWLGTYTAYNGSQIQSELLRTRDFRAFDLVPMTGSAARNKGMGLFPRKVNGKYMMIGRQDGENLFLIESDTLTHWDEGQLLLTPEYPWELVQIGNCGPPIELDEGWLVLTHGVGAMRKYAIGAVLLDKHDPSKVIGRTREPILAAANEDREGYVPNVVYSCGALRHGDKLFIPYGVADSSVAFAFVEIQSLLSVM